A single genomic interval of Asterias amurensis chromosome 1, ASM3211899v1 harbors:
- the LOC139939806 gene encoding gremlin-1-like, with the protein MSGLYRHLIMFSSMPSNQASLSVKTMLILCTLLCLMASRSLLAAAATTGRRLPQTNPLTVLLEATDEESAASSQRGASNERVNAGRLPPDEVLTPETGDPYEVTTKEYLKGDWCKTFSLKQKVEAPGCIGRTITNRFCYGQCNSFYIPWSDYDDAFRSCSFCKPFRTTVFTVTLRCPGQTPNIQRKKVEKVKQCRCVAVDVS; encoded by the exons ATGAGTGGTCTCTACAGGCATCTCATCATGTTCTCCAG TATGCCGAGCAACCAGGCCTCTTTATCAGTCAAAACCATGCTCATCTTATGTACACTCCTATGCCTCATGGCGTCCCGGTCACTCTTAGCAGCTGCAGCAACGACTGGTAGGAGACTACCCCAGACCAACCCCCTGACGGTCCTATTAGAGGCAACCGACGAGGAGTCCGCAGCCTCATCCCAGCGAGGCGCCAGCAACGAGAGGGTGAACGCGGGGCGCCTCCCTCCCGATGAGGTCCTCACTCCGGAGACCGGCGACCCGTACGAGGTGACCACCAAGGAGTACCTCAAAGGGGACTGGTGCAAGACCTTCTCCCTCAAGCAGAAGGTCGAGGCACCCGGCTGCATCGGGAGGACCATTACCAACCGTTTCTGCTACGGACAGTGCAACTCTTTCTATATACCGTGGTCAGACTACGACGACGCTTTCAGGTCCTGCTCTTTTTGCAAACCGTTCAGAACGACCGTTTTCACGGTGACTTTAAGGTGTCCGGGACAGACTCCGAACATTCAGAGGAAAAAGGTCGAGAAGGTCAAGCAGTGCCGATGTGTGGCCGTAGACGTTTCGTAG